The Pygocentrus nattereri isolate fPygNat1 chromosome 12, fPygNat1.pri, whole genome shotgun sequence genome includes the window AGCACTTCTCTTCACCTGAGTGTctagaacatatggtcccaatttaaatgaaatgacacagtcgatcattgaccattgacccaaggagctctggtaccaaaTACACTCATGAACATTCTTGTATTCAATCTTGGTATTctttatggacaatccatgactAACACAGAGATTCGATAACAGTTCACCATTCACCTGATCACCCCACTCCAAGtttcccagtcattgccaacatgagcattaaAGTCTCCCTGTATGACTATAGAGTCTGTAggacagtcagagttttcctccctgtgattttaatttgcaATTCTCTCATCCACTGGAACAAGCTCCAACTGCACAGGAGCTAGCTGGGggcttgtgagtatccccagatgcccaggcctccctctcccccgccacctcctccagcttttccggagggataccgaggcattcccaagacagtcgagagatataatcaaCGTGTCCttggtcttccctggggtctcctccccgtcggacatgtctggaacacctccctagggagctGTCCAGAGGctatccttaccagatgcccgaaccacctcaactggcttctctcaacgtggaggagcagcggctctactccaagcttCTCCCGAATCGccaagcttctcaccctatatatatatcagtccagtgaccctgcggagaaagctcatttcggccgcttgtatccacgatcttgttctttcggtcactacccaaagctcgtgaccataggcgagagtcggaacgtagattgaccggttaattgacagcttcgccttctggctcagctctcttcaccatgacagaCCAGTATAGGGTCCACATTACTGCAGATGccgcaccaatctgcctgtcaacctctcgctctggccttccttcactcgtgaacaaaatccagagatatttaaactcctccacttggggcaagaattcattcccgacctggacagagcattccacccttttccaacatggtctcagatttagaggtgattttcatcccagctgcTTCACGCTTGGCTTGCAAACAagaccacatcatccgcaaaaagcagacgtgaaatcctgaggccaccatactggacactcTCCGCCGCTTGGCTGTTccaagaaattctgtccataaaagttatgaacagaatcggtgacaacggacagcccgTCCAACCCTACACAGGCTCCCCCAAGGCACGCGGTTGAAGGCCTTCTctaaatccacaaaacacatgtggactggttgggcgaactcccaCGGACCCTCCAGGTCCCTGGTGAGAAtaaaaaagctggtccagtgttccacgaccagggcaaAACCCttattgttcctcttgtagctgagattcgaCTATCGGTCGGACTCTCTtttccagtacccctgcatagatcTTACCGGGTAgactgagaagtgtgatcccccagTCTTTCTTAAAAAGAGGGACCACCAGCCTGGTCTGCTATTCCAGGGGGaccgccccagatgtccacacaatgttgcagaggcgtgtcagccaagacaacatccagagccctcaggaattccgggcggatctcatccatcCCTGGTGCTCTGctaccaaggagttttccaaccaccttggctacctcagcctgagtgatggacggacccttgctcggatctccaagctctgcctcctctggggatggatcgttggtgggattgagaagatgcttgaagtattccttccaccatccaATGACATCCCCtgtcaaagtcagcagccccccagccccactgtatacagtgttggttgggaaccgctttcctctcctgaggcacctgacggtttgccagaaccttcttggtgcctgtcgatagtttttgcctcagcaaccactGAAGCCGCAACCCGCGTGGCCCTTCAGTActcatcttttgcctccagagtcccacaagccaaccaggcccgatTATGattctttcttcagcttgactgcCTCCTTTACCCGAGGTGTCCACCAACCGGTTCAGGGATTGCCGCAACGACAAGCACCTACAACCCTGCTGCCACAGCTCTGATGCGCTGCATCAACAATGGAGGCACGGAACAGGGCCCGCTTAGACTCAATTTCACCGGCGTCCCTCAGTATACGGTTGAAGCTTTGTCGGATGTGGGAGTTAAAGAtttttctggtaggttcctctgccagacattcccaacaaaccctcacaacacgtttgggtctgccaggtctgtccggtattttcacctgccatctgatccaactcaccactagatggTGCTCGGTTGACAGCTCCGCTCTTCACctgggtgtccaaaacacatggttgcAAATCCAATGACACAACTACGAAGTCACTCAACgaactgcggcctaaggtgtTTTGATGCGATGTGCAcctatgcacacctttgtgtttgaATATGGTGTTTGTTATGAACAGACTGTGGCGAGCAAAGAACTCCAATAAaaaaacaccactcgggttcagatcggagaggccgttcctcccaatcacgcccttccaggtctcactgtgaTTGTCCACGTAAGGGTTGTCGCCCAGaaagacaatggagtccccacagggggcactttccagtaccccctccagggttTCCAAGAAGGCCGGGTACTCCGAGCTGCCgcttggtgcataagcacagacaacagtcagagcccatTCTCCAACCTGAAGGCGcagggaaataaccctctcgtccaccggagaaaaccccaacgtacAGGCGCTGAACcgggagctatgagtaagcccactcctgcccgacacctctcaccctggacaactccagaataTAGTAAGTCCAACCCCTCTCaagagagtctgttccagagcccctgtCATgtgtggaggtgagcccaactatatctaatTGGTATCTCTCAGCTTCATACACTAGCTTGTGCTCTTTCCGTACCAGAGAGTTCACGTTCCATGTtccgagagccagtttcagtaccCAAGGATTGGAACGCCAAGGCCCCCGCCTTCGGCCGCCACCCGATCCACATTGCACCGGACCCCCGTAAGCACCTCTCCCATAGGtggcccggccaccaggcgctcgatgaggagcccctcccccaggcctggctccagggtgaggccctGGTAACCCTAATCCGGATGAGGGAAACTGGGTCCTGATGGTCTCCGGGGTTATATGGGGTTTTTGGTACACATTGGTTATTCAttttacaattacatttaaattgtgTCTTAAGTGATGCACAGTCTACATAACATGctaaaagtatatataaatatataacattatatataaaagcatATAATATGCCGCCATAGGTGTGCACACCAGATATAAACCAGAGTtaacagagaatgtgttaactgcTGTCATTTTGAAAGAGTGAATCACGATCATGTTTGTTAGGTTTAATGAAACCCTGAATTCAGATACAGAACTCTGGtctacagtggttttattaCTTGGCTggagctgtgttttttttcttttttatttttgcaggaGTGCTTTTCCACATCAGTAAAACAATCTTTTCTTTCATTATAGGACACATATTCCAAGAATACATTAAAGAGGAGTTCAAACTGGAAGTGGAGCCATTTGAGGAAGAATGTGCTGCACAAAAATCTGAACAAAGCTCCAGTGATTCCCTCCAGCAGAAAGATCACCTGAGAATTCCTACTGAAGAAGCCAGCGAATGCCACATGGATGTCGATGAAGGAATGAGTTCTCATCAGTGCTCTCAGTGTGAGTGgagttttgaacattttacagatttaaaacaacatgaaaaaacTCATACTGGAGAAAATCTGTTCGCCTGCTCTGAGTGTGGAAGAAGTTTTACAACATCAAAAAACCTCAAAGTCCACATGATCATACATACTGTGAAAAAGCCCTTCACCTGCACTTACTGCGGAAAAGGCTTTTCAACATCAAGCTACTGTAAAACCCACATGATGATTCATACTGGAGAAAAGCCTTTTACCTGCGTccagtgtgggaagagttttttGACCTCGGCGCACTATAAAACCCACCTGATGATTCATACTGGAGAGAAGCCTTTTAGCTGCTCCGATTGTGGAAAAGTTTTTTTAACATCAGGCCACCTTAAAACCCACATGATGATTCATACCGGAGAAAAGCCTTTTACCTGCACtcagtgtgggaagagttttgtttgtttcgCAGAGTTAAAAGCACACCAAAGGATTCACACTGGAGAAAGGCCTTTTGTCTGTTCTGAGTGTGGAAAGACATTTAGAGTAAAAAGAAACTTAAAATTCCACCTGATGATTCATACTGGAGAAAAGCCGTTCTCCTGCTCTGAGTGCAGAAAAACCTTTTCAAACTCAAGCCACCTGAAAGCCCATATGAAGATTCATACTGGAGAGAAGCCGTTTACCTGCTCtcagtgtggaaagagttttttTACATCAGCTCACTACAAAACCCACATGgcgattcatactggattaaaaccaTTTGCCTGCTCCGAGTGCGGAAAAGGTTTTTCAAAAACAAGCGATGTTAAAAGACACATGATGACTCATGCTACAGAAAAGCCTTTCACCTGCTCGGAGTGTGGAAAAGGTTTTTTAATTTTGAGCAACCTTAAAACCCACATGATGATTCATACTGGAGAAAAGCCTTTCAGCTGCACTCAGTGTGGGGCAGGTTTCACAACTTCGAGCGCTTTAGCAGGtcacatgtacatacatacgGGAAATAAACCCCATCAGTGCTCACAGTGCGAGAAGAGCTTTGTACGTGTTTCAGAGTTAAAACTACATCTAAGAATTCACACTGGAGAAAGACCCTTTATCTGTTCTCAGTGCGGAAAGACATTTAGAGTAAAGAGAAACCTTCAACTCCACGTTATGATTCATACGGGAGAAAAGCCGTTTTCCTGCTCCGAGTGCGGAAAAGCTTTTTCAAATGCAAGCCACCTGAAATCCCACATCATCATTCATACCGGAGAAAAGCCTTTTACCTGCCCTCAGTGTGGAAAAGGTTTTTCAACATCAACTCATTACAAAAACCACATGAACACTCATACTGGAGAAAAGCCGTACACCTGCACCGAGTGCGGAAAAAGATTTTCAAAATCGAGCGACGTTAAAAGACACATGATGATTCATACCGGAGAGAAGCCATTTGTCTGCTCAAAGTGCGGAAAAGGCTTCTCAGGATCAAGTCACCTTAAAGGCCACATGGTGGTTCATACACGGGAAAAGCTTCATAACTGCTCTCAGTGTGGAAAGACGTATAAGAGTCAGAAAGCATGCCAGAATCACATGATGGTTCACACACAGTGACGTCTTTTTGTTCAGCATGGGGGGTTCATGAAGCAGAATCTTTGGATGAAGTGATGGGGATGGACTTGCCTCTGcaa containing:
- the LOC108413569 gene encoding gastrula zinc finger protein XlCGF57.1-like, translating into MMSHVKEECEDIGVMEASGLKVENKGMEKGHIFQEYIKEEFKLEVEPFEEECAAQKSEQSSSDSLQQKDHLRIPTEEASECHMDVDEGMSSHQCSQCEWSFEHFTDLKQHEKTHTGENLFACSECGRSFTTSKNLKVHMIIHTVKKPFTCTYCGKGFSTSSYCKTHMMIHTGEKPFTCVQCGKSFLTSAHYKTHLMIHTGEKPFSCSDCGKVFLTSGHLKTHMMIHTGEKPFTCTQCGKSFVCFAELKAHQRIHTGERPFVCSECGKTFRVKRNLKFHLMIHTGEKPFSCSECRKTFSNSSHLKAHMKIHTGEKPFTCSQCGKSFFTSAHYKTHMAIHTGLKPFACSECGKGFSKTSDVKRHMMTHATEKPFTCSECGKGFLILSNLKTHMMIHTGEKPFSCTQCGAGFTTSSALAGHMYIHTGNKPHQCSQCEKSFVRVSELKLHLRIHTGERPFICSQCGKTFRVKRNLQLHVMIHTGEKPFSCSECGKAFSNASHLKSHIIIHTGEKPFTCPQCGKGFSTSTHYKNHMNTHTGEKPYTCTECGKRFSKSSDVKRHMMIHTGEKPFVCSKCGKGFSGSSHLKGHMVVHTREKLHNCSQCGKTYKSQKACQNHMMVHTQ